One genomic window of Longimicrobium sp. includes the following:
- a CDS encoding patatin-like phospholipase family protein, which produces MTDLSTTRPSAVEPAPSAAQHPEPGSLGPLALSLSGGGYRAAAFHLGALRLLDRAGLLKDVVGLSTVSGGSIVGMAWTVSLLDGVPFRDFDASFSAFLQRTNVIGLALDDLTSRRAEHQGEMPSLIRSAANVYADSALFGARRFGEVLDAPPERLQLQEAIFNSTEFHTGVDFRFRRSADPLAGSGNGAYRVGSEVARHIRLADIVAASSCFPGGFEPFVFPQQFHWPADFPLPSALQALGPKFGAPGLALMDGGIYDNQGVDSLVEVYDKTPAATLLISDVSLEQDNIYNVPAAPSRRGFLTLKRLLLAGWTVFLLALVSLGVLGMHAAAEHRAGQLTGLDVVVYGFVSVLMLVLAGGLAWGRKMARLAEKKSYDSVGVEAWPALRCLTVPEIISMAGLRVGSLLTLTSSIFMQRVRQLVYGHVLGNEKYKGKRMVNAIDVLACDQSDLYVAHPWLKPRPALLDGVNRAAKMGTTLWFDQTVQFGPLVDVGEASVCFVLLKHLIEDYPDHAIPGTPANNLFQTLKGEWSKLNAA; this is translated from the coding sequence ATGACCGACCTCTCCACCACGCGGCCAAGCGCCGTGGAACCCGCCCCGTCCGCCGCGCAGCACCCCGAACCGGGCTCGCTGGGGCCGCTCGCGTTGTCGCTATCCGGTGGCGGATATCGTGCGGCGGCATTTCACCTGGGAGCCCTGCGCCTGCTGGACCGCGCGGGGCTGCTGAAGGATGTCGTAGGTCTCTCCACCGTCTCGGGCGGGTCCATCGTGGGGATGGCCTGGACGGTCAGCCTCCTGGACGGGGTGCCGTTCAGGGACTTCGACGCGTCCTTTTCGGCGTTCCTGCAGCGTACCAACGTGATCGGGCTCGCGCTGGACGACCTGACCTCGCGGCGCGCGGAGCACCAGGGCGAAATGCCCAGCCTGATCCGCTCGGCCGCGAACGTGTACGCCGACTCGGCGCTGTTCGGGGCCCGGCGCTTCGGGGAGGTGCTGGACGCGCCGCCGGAGCGGCTGCAGCTGCAGGAGGCCATCTTCAACTCCACCGAGTTCCACACGGGGGTGGATTTCCGGTTCCGGCGCAGTGCCGACCCGCTCGCCGGCAGTGGCAACGGCGCGTACCGCGTGGGCAGCGAAGTGGCGCGGCACATCCGCCTCGCCGACATCGTCGCGGCCTCGTCGTGCTTTCCGGGCGGGTTCGAGCCGTTCGTCTTCCCCCAGCAGTTCCACTGGCCCGCCGACTTCCCCCTGCCGAGCGCGCTGCAGGCACTCGGGCCGAAGTTCGGCGCCCCCGGGCTGGCGCTGATGGATGGCGGCATCTACGACAACCAGGGCGTCGACTCGCTCGTGGAGGTGTACGACAAGACTCCCGCGGCCACGCTGCTGATTTCCGACGTCAGCCTGGAGCAGGACAACATCTACAACGTGCCCGCGGCGCCCTCGCGACGCGGGTTCCTGACGCTGAAAAGGCTGCTGCTGGCGGGATGGACGGTGTTCCTGCTGGCCCTTGTGTCGCTGGGGGTGCTGGGGATGCACGCGGCGGCCGAGCACCGGGCCGGCCAGCTGACCGGGCTGGACGTGGTGGTCTACGGCTTCGTGTCGGTACTGATGCTGGTGCTTGCCGGCGGGCTCGCGTGGGGACGAAAGATGGCGCGGCTGGCGGAAAAGAAGAGTTACGACAGCGTGGGCGTGGAGGCATGGCCCGCCCTGCGCTGTCTGACGGTTCCCGAGATCATCTCCATGGCCGGCCTGCGCGTGGGCTCGCTGCTGACGCTCACCTCGTCGATCTTCATGCAGCGCGTGCGGCAGCTGGTGTACGGTCACGTCCTCGGCAACGAGAAGTACAAGGGCAAGCGGATGGTGAACGCCATCGACGTCCTCGCCTGCGACCAGTCCGATCTGTACGTGGCTCACCCGTGGCTGAAGCCGCGCCCGGCGCTGCTGGACGGCGTGAACCGCGCAGCGAAGATGGGCACGACCCTCTGGTTCGATCAGACGGTCCAGTTCGGGCCGCTGGTGGATGTGGGCGAGGCGAGCGTCTGCTTCGTGCTGCTCAAGCACCTGATCGAAGACTACCCCGATCACGCCATCCCCGGCACGCCGGCCAACAACCTGTTCCAGACGCTCAAGGGCGAGTGGTCGAAGCTCAACGCAGCGTGA
- a CDS encoding class I SAM-dependent methyltransferase yields the protein MQKTTGSRRDQMLLFARNFLKHPRMLGSVIPSSRFLIDGLLKHLDFNRARVIVEYGPGVGTITTHVLKRMHPDAKLIVIEMNDDFVRFLRENVPDPRLHVVHGSAADVGPELKKLGYDRADYAISGIPFSTMPPEVRADILQKTNAVLDSQGAFLVYQFSPSIGMHLERAFGQVTRTFEPLNIPPAQLYVARPRAVA from the coding sequence GTGCAGAAGACGACCGGGTCGCGGCGCGACCAGATGCTGCTGTTCGCCCGCAACTTCCTGAAGCATCCGCGGATGCTGGGCAGCGTGATCCCCAGCTCGCGGTTCCTCATCGACGGGCTGCTGAAGCACCTGGACTTCAACCGTGCCCGGGTGATCGTGGAATATGGGCCGGGCGTGGGCACCATCACCACGCATGTGCTGAAGCGGATGCATCCCGACGCGAAGCTCATCGTCATCGAGATGAACGACGATTTCGTGCGTTTCCTGCGCGAGAACGTTCCCGATCCGCGTCTTCACGTGGTGCACGGCTCCGCCGCCGACGTCGGCCCGGAGCTCAAGAAGCTGGGTTACGACCGGGCCGACTACGCTATCTCGGGGATTCCGTTCAGCACCATGCCGCCCGAGGTGCGCGCCGACATCCTGCAGAAGACCAACGCGGTGCTGGACTCGCAGGGTGCCTTCCTGGTGTACCAGTTCTCGCCCTCGATCGGAATGCACCTGGAGCGCGCGTTCGGCCAGGTGACGCGCACCTTCGAGCCGCTGAACATCCCCCCGGCGCAGTTGTACGTGGCGCGCCCGCGCGCGGTGGCGTAA
- the pyrR gene encoding bifunctional pyr operon transcriptional regulator/uracil phosphoribosyltransferase PyrR translates to MAEPQRRTLMDAAEVERVLAGMAKEIVRVTGGRDLLLVGIERRGVQLADRIARAISGAGGEAPATGSLDITLYRDDLMSVGPRPVVGQTRLPTGGINGRHLVIVDDVLYTGRTVRAGLDELADFGRPARISLAVLIDRGERELPIQADVVGRRVEVPRGGRVEVLVPEVDGSLGVELVSPEAAG, encoded by the coding sequence ATGGCCGAACCCCAGCGCCGCACGCTCATGGACGCCGCCGAGGTGGAGCGGGTCCTGGCGGGCATGGCCAAGGAGATCGTGCGCGTCACCGGCGGGCGCGACCTGCTGCTGGTGGGCATCGAGCGCCGCGGCGTGCAGCTGGCCGACCGGATCGCCCGCGCCATCTCCGGCGCGGGCGGCGAGGCCCCGGCCACCGGTTCGCTCGACATCACCCTGTACCGCGACGACCTGATGAGCGTGGGCCCGCGCCCCGTCGTGGGTCAGACGCGGCTGCCCACCGGCGGCATCAACGGGCGGCACCTGGTGATCGTCGACGACGTGCTGTACACCGGCCGCACCGTACGCGCGGGGCTCGACGAGTTGGCCGACTTCGGCCGGCCGGCGCGCATTTCCCTGGCCGTGCTCATCGACCGCGGCGAGCGCGAGCTGCCCATCCAGGCCGACGTGGTGGGGCGGCGGGTGGAGGTGCCCCGCGGCGGACGGGTGGAGGTGCTGGTTCCCGAGGTGGACGGCAGCCTGGGGGTGGAACTGGTTTCGCCGGAGGCGGCCGGCTGA